ACTCTCAGGGATTGTATAGTTTTTGTAGAGAGATTCTGGCCTTTTGCGAGTTGggttttggggtgtttttttgggggggcatTGTAGAGGGGCGTTTGAAGATTTTGGAGGTTTTTTTAGAACAAATATTTGTGATACCTAGGTGCTAAAAATAGAGGCACTTCTGGGAGGTAAGTGTTGAAAATCACTTGTATTTTAAAGTCCTGCCTTGATGCACAGTGTCAGTCAGTTTGATGTTTTGAGTATGTCATACCATCAGATTCACCAGTGAAATCAACACTAAGCATGTTGCAGGGTTGAAAGCCCCAAAACCAAACTGGCTAAAATATTtgagtggcctttttttttaatactttgcaTTTTAAGATAGTATTATTAAatctacagaaaagttgaaaatacaGAGACTTCCCATATACCCTATAACCAATTCTCTTtactgttaacatcttacattaattAATATGGTACCTTTGTCTCAATTAGTAAACCAATAGCAATATGTTATTGTATAATGAGGTTCATACTTGATTCACATTTCCTTAGTTTTAATTATGTCCTTTTTCTGTGCCATGATCCCATCCACTATGCCagttacatttagttgtcatgttcCCTTAGGAATCTCTTGGCAGTAGCAGTTTTGAGTTGCCTTTTCAGCTTAAGAGAACTATCCTGTTGGGGATTAAAGTATACTAGAGAGAGGTGTGGTAATTGCTTCATGTGTAGACTCCAGGGTGAATTGGTCTAATTTATATAAATCATAGCACAGTGCCTACCATATAATCAGTGCCCAGTATCTTGAATAGCTCATCATTAGATTACTAAACGCCTTAAAAATGGATGGATAAATCATGCTATGTTAATATTACATGTAAGTTAGATGATTTTAAAGTGGTGATTGATTTTATGCCACAGCTTTCTGTTTTCCTGAGgtcactgtttatttttcttattttccctaCTTTTATCAAAGAAATACTCAGCAGATCATTATACACCTTTCCCTTCTGACCTGGCTTTCCTCTCAGAGCAAGTAGCTGCAGCCTGTGGATTTCAGAGTTTCCGAGCCGAAGCAGGTATCCTGAATTACTACCGATTGGACTCCACACTGGGAATTCATGTAGACAAATCTGAACTAGATTACTCCAAACCCCTGTTGTCATTCAGGTAAGTTAGTTCTAGGGATTTGGAATTTTTGTCACTTTATCCTTTTTTCTAACACATTTTTAagctaataaataaatacataaagatttACAAAATAGTTGAACTCTAATCTTTTACTTCCGGGCATCTTAACAACGTATCATAAGTAAAATTAGCCAAGGCCTCTAAGAATAATGACCAAATTACAGTAAATACTTCTGTTTAAGACTCATGGAGTCTGCCTTTTGTAATGACAGGTATTGTCAGTGTCTGTAGAACAGACAGGTGGAAAGCCATAAGGCAGAGTGAGCAATCTTTTGGACTAGAGAAGAGCAAAGCTAAAAGCTGGAATAGTTTGCTGTCCTTGTCTCCCTGAACATAAGTTTAAATTTGTGCAAACTACTACACGTGTATCTCACAAAGAAAGTGCCTGAAGAGAATCTTTTGTTAATTGCCCTATCTTTAAAATGATCAGGAATGATACATACCATAAAGGACTCAAATAATTTCATTGGAAGACTTAAATCGTAAATGCATCAATAATGTGTATATGGGTAATGTTAAAACTAAGTTTTTAATTTGAGTATTAAATTACTTCATATTTTCCAGCAGTCCTGTGGGCTGTCATAAATTTAAGTAGCAGATTATGGATTGGTCACTCATAGACACAGCCAAAAAAGAAGGATCTTAGCTCAGTTGAAAAAGGAGGATTTGGTAGCAATATGTATTGAGCTAAAGTTAGAAAATAATGCCATTAACAGTAACTTCCCTACCATGGTTGCTAACAGAAACTATTGTTCATTGTTTTACTTGTGTTTTTGTAGTTTCGGCCAATCGGCCATCTTTCTCTTGGGTGGCCTCAAAAGAGATGAAGCTCCAACAGCCATGTTCATGCACAGTGGTGACATAATGGTAATGTCAGGTTTCAGCCGTCTGCTGAACCATGCAGTTCCAAAGGTTCTTCCAAGCCCCTGGGGGGAAAGCCTGCCTTGCTGCCTAGAGACACCTCTACCAGCTGACCTTCCCAGAGACTCAGTGGCAGAGCCCTGTTCAGTGGAGGACTGGCAGGTGTGCACCAGCTACTTGAAAACTGCTCGTGTTAACATGACCGTCCGACAGGTACTGGCCACAGACCAGGAATTCCCTCTGGAACCTGTGGAGGAGAATAAAAGAGACGCCAGTACAGAAGGTTTCTGCCATCTGGATGATGAGAAGAGCCAAGTAAAACGAGCTAGGTTAACCCCTGACAGCTGAGACTAGGAGAACCAGTTCTTTTACTCAAGCAGGTCTTACAGTAAACGACCATTATGTTTTGTATTGCCGTAGACTTTAGCACCAAGACAAGCCAAAAACAGGCAGGGAAAATCATCATTGATCACACTGTTGCCTTGGAACCCATCCTGAGGAGTAAACTGATTGACCAGTTTGTTCAGGGAAGTGTTTGATATGGTCCAGTCCTAGGTAGGTGTTGGCACCAATGGGAGAAGTCCAAGGAAGTATGACCTTCCACAACTGCCTTCTCAGCCTCAGCCATTACCTCTGAAGGAAGTAGAAGTGAGTTGCCATATCTATGGAGTCTTTAAATACCTCAAATTTTATTAATGGGAAACATTATATAATACTCTCCCACCACCCCGTCTAGTGATCTGTGGTAAAATTGTGGTTCCATGAACCAACCGTGAGTCTCTCACCTTCGTAAATCTTCCAGTCAACATCAGATTCTGTGATCTTCTCTTCCATCTTTTCTGGCCTTGATAGAGGACTTCTGCACACATTCAGACAGTGGGACTGGAAGTGCCATACCCTGGAAGAGAAGTTACAGCTTTCTCAGCTAAAAGGTAAATCTGTGTAAACGCGAGGAAAGGGGAGCAGTGGATTCGCCAGATGT
This is a stretch of genomic DNA from Manis javanica isolate MJ-LG chromosome 8, MJ_LKY, whole genome shotgun sequence. It encodes these proteins:
- the ALKBH1 gene encoding nucleic acid dioxygenase ALKBH1, with amino-acid sequence MKKMAVVVGSVATLAVEPGEDAFRKLFRFYRQSRPGTADLGGVIDFSETHAARGTAPDAHKVVRSQLSVSAVSDRDAYRAGLQPVSKWRAYGLEGYPGFIFIPNPFLPGYQWHWVKQCLKLYSQKPNVCNLDKHMTEEETQDLWEQSKEFLRCKEVNKRRPRSLLEKLRWVTLGYHYNWDSKKYSADHYTPFPSDLAFLSEQVAAACGFQSFRAEAGILNYYRLDSTLGIHVDKSELDYSKPLLSFSFGQSAIFLLGGLKRDEAPTAMFMHSGDIMVMSGFSRLLNHAVPKVLPSPWGESLPCCLETPLPADLPRDSVAEPCSVEDWQVCTSYLKTARVNMTVRQVLATDQEFPLEPVEENKRDASTEGFCHLDDEKSQVKRARLTPDS